From the Alistipes sp. ZOR0009 genome, the window TCGTCTATGGTGATAAGGGCAACATCTTTCCCATCGAAATGGGCTCCGTAGCTGCGTGCCGTATCGTAAATCACCCAAGGTTGGTCGGAAAATCGATCCTTAAAGTGCGATACTATTATTTTTAGCACGTCGTACTGTGGCGCTATGGGGGCAAAGTAGGTGCCGTCTTTAGCCTGCTCGAAGCGGATAAACATGAGCATCCGATGCGCCTCGCGGGTTACCTTGCGCTGCATCTGTCTTACGCGAAGAACGTACCCTTCACCCATCATTCCCGATACATCGCGCTTCACCCTAAAAAGCAGCTGTAGGTAGCGCAGGATATCCGTATCTACCTGAGGTGCGCACGAGGTGTGCGCGTGGTACAGCATGTCGGCTGTAGCCATGCCCCCGTAGCTGCAGATGCCGTTGAGTACGCGCTCGCTTTTGTAGCTCTCTGCGGTAAGGTTTACCTGGTTGCCGAATAGTACCGATTGCCGATCGGAGGTGATGCACGAAACGGCCAGCTTCTGGTCGTAAATGTCGAAGATGGCGGAAAGTAGCCCTTCGAAGGTGCCATCGTACACGACAATCGTTTCGTTTTTGGAGCTGTTTTGTGGGAGCATGGGGCGTATTGGATGGTATGTGCTGCGCTTTAAGGGAGTAAGGAGGCCAGAAGCGTAAGTTTCGCGTCTTAGCTGCTGGCCTCCTTTGTCAATCAGAGAGAAATAAGGGTTTTATCATGTAAAGGGGTATTCCCTTTAAAATAGCGTTAGCTGTAGCGGTTTGGCCACCGCTGCATCGTGTATAATCAGCGACTTTAGCGTGTCGGGCTGGTAGTCTGTCAGAATGGTGGACGTAGGCAGCTCGTTGCAGGTGATAAAGTACTTGGCACGGCGCATCACCACCCCAATTTTCTTCAGGTTGTCGCTGTTGAGGCGGCGGTAGCGGCGCGCCTCGACGATCATTTTTGCCGAGCGCACCCCGATTCCCGGAACTCGAAGCAGCATCTCGTAGTCTGCCGTGTTGACGTCGATGGGGAAGATTTCGGGGTGGCGCAGGGCGTAGGCTGCTTTTGGGTCTATATCTAAGTCAAGGTTTGGGCTTCCCGCATCCACCAGCTCGTCAACATTAAAATGGTAGAAGCGCAGCAGCCAGTCGGCCTGGTAAAGCCGGTTCTCCCGCTTCAAGGGCGGTGCGGTAGCTGCTGGTAGCCGCTTATCGTACTCGTTGGTGGGCAGGTATCCCGAGTAGTACACGCGCTTCAGCTTGGCCCCCGTGTAAAGTCCAGAGGCTAGGTGAAGGATGTCGGAGTCGGTCTCGCTGGTGGCGCCAACTATCATTTGGGTGCTCTGTCCGCCTGGCGTATAGGTTGGTGCCGATCGAAAAAGGCGGCGCTCATCCTTGCTGGCAATAATCTTATCCTTAATGTACAGCATCGGGTGGATGATGCTCGCATGATCCTTCTCGGGGGCGAGATATTTCAGCCCGTTATCGGTGGGGATCTCGATGTTTACGCTCATACGGTCGGCAAAAAGGCCAGCCTCGTTAAGCAGCTCGGGCGATGCGCCCGGTATGGCCTTTATATGGATATATCCGTTAAACTTATGGTCGGTGCGCAGCTTGCGCGCGATGCTAACCAGGCGCTCCATGGTATGATCGGGAGATACTACCACGCCAGAGCTGAGGAATAACCCCTCTATATAGTTACGACGGTAGAAGTTGATGGTGATATCCACCAGCTCGTCCACCGAGAAGCTGGCTCGGGGCACGTCGTTCGAGCGGCGGTTGATGCAGTACGCGCAGTCGTATATGCATTGGTTGGTGTATAGCACCTTAAGCAGCGAAATGCACCGCCCATCGTCGGCAAAGCTGTGGCAGATGCCGGCGTTCATGGCGTTGCCTAGGCCGCCCTTGTTCTTGCGCTTGCTTCCGCTGCTCGAGCACGACACGTCGTACTTGGCAGCATTCGCCAA encodes:
- a CDS encoding TIGR03915 family putative DNA repair protein, which produces MLPQNSSKNETIVVYDGTFEGLLSAIFDIYDQKLAVSCITSDRQSVLFGNQVNLTAESYKSERVLNGICSYGGMATADMLYHAHTSCAPQVDTDILRYLQLLFRVKRDVSGMMGEGYVLRVRQMQRKVTREAHRMLMFIRFEQAKDGTYFAPIAPQYDVLKIIVSHFKDRFSDQPWVIYDTARSYGAHFDGKDVALITIDEPTFSAETGRLSAEVVAESEVEYQRLWQVFFKQIAIKERKNMKLQQNFMPKRFWKYLTEKKRPL
- a CDS encoding putative DNA modification/repair radical SAM protein; the encoded protein is MDLANKISILANAAKYDVSCSSSGSKRKNKGGLGNAMNAGICHSFADDGRCISLLKVLYTNQCIYDCAYCINRRSNDVPRASFSVDELVDITINFYRRNYIEGLFLSSGVVVSPDHTMERLVSIARKLRTDHKFNGYIHIKAIPGASPELLNEAGLFADRMSVNIEIPTDNGLKYLAPEKDHASIIHPMLYIKDKIIASKDERRLFRSAPTYTPGGQSTQMIVGATSETDSDILHLASGLYTGAKLKRVYYSGYLPTNEYDKRLPAATAPPLKRENRLYQADWLLRFYHFNVDELVDAGSPNLDLDIDPKAAYALRHPEIFPIDVNTADYEMLLRVPGIGVRSAKMIVEARRYRRLNSDNLKKIGVVMRRAKYFITCNELPTSTILTDYQPDTLKSLIIHDAAVAKPLQLTLF